GGCGCCCATGATCCGTTCGTAGTCGCGGACATAGGCGGCGATGTCGGTCAGCGTGCAGGCGAAGTGCGGCAACTTGTAGAACTGCTGCTTGTAGCAGGACCAGCCCGCTTCCAGCGCATCGCGGCGGGCATCGATGATCGGTGCGCCCGGCAGCATCGCGCCCAGCACGCCGGCCAGCAGCCAGTTCGACGGCAGCTTGTCGGTATGCCGGGGCTTGTGTCGGCGCCAGCGGGCGGTGAGCTCCAGATAGCGGCGGCCAAGTCGTTGCCAGTCGTCCGCGCCGGCCTCGCCGAGCCATTGCAGCAGGGGTTTCCGCCGCCGCGCGGATTCCTCGCCGAGCACCTGTTCCAGTTCGGTGAGCTCGCTGGCGCCTTCCACCTCGGGATGGGCGGCAAGGATCTGCTCGAACAGGGTCGAGCCCGAGCGTGGCAAGCCCACGATGAAGATCACTTCGCGCCCGAGGCCCGCATCGATGGGCGGCGGTAGCCGCCGGGATGCCGCAAGCAGGGCTTCGGCGTGGCCGTGGAAGGCCGAGGCTTGCCACGGCCTGATCTCGCGCAGTGCGGCATTGGCGCGATTCAGCGCGTGGAAGGCTTCCTCGTAGCGTCCCTGATCCTCGCAGACCTTGCCCAGCGCGAAACCCATCGCGATGCGATCGGCCGGGGCGATGCCGGGCTGTCGCAAGGCGGTGCCCAACTGTTCGCGATCCGCGTCCGACAGCGGCCGCGTCTTCATGTTTGCCAGCCCGCGCCAGGCATCGCCGCAGGCCGGATGCAGGGCCAGTGCGGCACGGTAGCGTGCGTCGGCTTCGTCGAAGCGGCCGGCGTGGACCAGGGCATCGCCGAGCAGGATCAGCGCCGGCAGGAAATCCGCCGCCAGCGCATGCGCCTGCTGCAGCGCCTCGATCGCGTCGTCGGTGTCGCCATGCAGCTGCAGGTTTCGGCCCAGGTTGAACCACGGCATCGGCGCAGCCGGCGCCAGCGCGCAGGCTTGCCTCCAGCTGGCGAACGCCGCCTCCATGTCTCCGCGTGCCTGCTGCACACCGCCCAGGTCCGACCAGGCCAGCGCATAGTCGGGCCATTGCGCCAGCACCTGCTGCAGGCAGGCCTGCGCCTCGTCCTGGCGTTGCGCGCGGGTGTGCAGGATGGCGTACAGGCGCAAGGCCTCGGGATGTTCCGGGGCGAGTTCGAGGGTCGTGTCCAGCGCCTTGCGCGCCGGCGCTTCGGCGCCATCGCGAATGGCGCGTGCGGCCGCCTGCAACTGTTGCAAGGCCGCCGGCGGCAGGCCATCGATGCGCGGCTCGGAGCCGCTGGGCGGTTGCTGTTCGGCGTTGCGGCTGGGCATGCGACGGGTTCGCGGTGGCGATGATCCGTCGATGTTACGTGGTCGCGCCGCCGCTTATCGAGCGGCGCGACCCGAAGC
This is a stretch of genomic DNA from Rhodanobacter sp. FDAARGOS 1247. It encodes these proteins:
- a CDS encoding sulfotransferase, with the protein product MPSRNAEQQPPSGSEPRIDGLPPAALQQLQAAARAIRDGAEAPARKALDTTLELAPEHPEALRLYAILHTRAQRQDEAQACLQQVLAQWPDYALAWSDLGGVQQARGDMEAAFASWRQACALAPAAPMPWFNLGRNLQLHGDTDDAIEALQQAHALAADFLPALILLGDALVHAGRFDEADARYRAALALHPACGDAWRGLANMKTRPLSDADREQLGTALRQPGIAPADRIAMGFALGKVCEDQGRYEEAFHALNRANAALREIRPWQASAFHGHAEALLAASRRLPPPIDAGLGREVIFIVGLPRSGSTLFEQILAAHPEVEGASELTELEQVLGEESARRRKPLLQWLGEAGADDWQRLGRRYLELTARWRRHKPRHTDKLPSNWLLAGVLGAMLPGAPIIDARRDALEAGWSCYKQQFYKLPHFACTLTDIAAYVRDYERIMGAWQAAEPQRIRIQRYEALLATPEDEIRALLAFCDLPFDPACLDYHRASRNVRTASAAQVRQPLRHDTARAEHYGALLDPLRFGLGLPMLG